From the Sylvia atricapilla isolate bSylAtr1 chromosome 24, bSylAtr1.pri, whole genome shotgun sequence genome, the window agccccccaaagccccccagcacccaccccccaccccaggTACCTGGCTGGGCCGGGCTGTCCTGCTCCCTCGCCGGGATGTCACCCTGCAGCAGGGGCGGTGACATCGGGGTCCCCTCCACAGCTGGGGCGggggggctgggctgggagggaaaggGTGAGAAGGGGACCCCGGGCACCCCCCCACCCGCTTCCCCCAgtccagccctctgctcctggggacaggatGAGCGGTGAACCATAAGACACCCATGGGACATTTTGTGGGATATTTCCCATCACTCCCCAGGGCTCAGGATCTCTCCAAGCGCAGCACAGTCTTGGGAtggccctgggggtgctgcagGGTGACCCCCACCCATCTCCGGGGTGTCAGGTACCGCTCAACCCCCACACCAGGGACCCACCTGGGGCTCAGCGGCCTCCTGCACCTCCTCTGGGGGGGAACTGCGGGAAGAGACCGCCATTAGTTTGGTCTAGATGGTGGACAGCCAGACACTGGGATGGTGGGAGATACTGGGATAATGGACAGAAGGACACTGGGACAGGGAGGACACTGGGATAATGGACAGAGGGACACTGGGATGGTGGACAGACAGTGGTGGACAGATGGCGGAAAACCAGACCGTGGAACGAGGGGCAGACGCCAGCCCTGACTGCACCGGGGGTTCTgctccccctgcagccccttgtGCCACCCCCAGTTTGTACCAGTGAGACCCGGCCCCGGGGCACCTGTGGGGTGACACCTTCCTTCCCTCACCTCTCGTCCGTCTCCAAGgcaccatcctcatcctccttctcctctgccagcGGCTCGTCGATGGCCTCCAGCTCGCCCAGGCTGGGGCCACGTTCCAGGTCCCCCGTTCCTGGGGACATCGGGGGGCTCAGCGGGCCGAGCCCCGGCCCCACGCTCCCTGgccccctgccccatccctggcctACCCCGGGGCCGCCTCCTGCGGCGGATGGAGGCTCGGACGAGGTCGGAGcccagctggtgctggtggcGCTGGGCCCGCGCGTCGCAGAACCAGTCCCCGGTGAGGCTCCGCAGCCGCGCCGGGTCCGACACCGACTTGCGGAGTTTGCTGCGGGAGGGGGACACTGGGACCCCACCCTGGCACTGCCATCGGCCCCTGTGCCCCCGtgcccctgccccagagccttCCCAACCCATGGAGCCGCCCCAACAGGGcctgggggacagcagccctgggggccctgggtgctgctgtgacaAACCAGGGGCTTCAGCCCGGCTCAGCGGGGGGTGACCCCATCCCCGGGGGAAAGGGGAccctcagcctggctgctctgtccccaggggGGATGGACTGCAGGCTGACTGTCCCCGGGGGTCCGTGCTGTCCCGAAGGGTCACCCCGAAGGGACCCCCGGCGCACCTGATGCGGCCCTCCTCCCGCCGGCGGAGCTGCCAGTCCCGCTGCAGCACCCGGGCGATGCTGCTCCGCTCCTCCTCCGTCAGGAAGCTCAGGTCCAGCAGAGCCTCGTGCTCCAGGGCCATGGCGGGGCgtggggacacggcggggacaccCCGAGGGGCTGGCCCGGGCGGGGACACGGGGTGCTCAGCGCGCCGGGCGTGCACCAGCGATGCCAACATCTGGGCAGGCACCTCGGGGCCGCTGCGCACGATGCCCCCCGGTCATCCTGCTGGAAGGACGAGGGCGGGGGACTCAGCCCCGGCCGCTCCCCGGACAGCCCGCGGGGACGGTGCCCAGGTGCCGAGAGGAGGGCACGGGCAGCCCGAGGGCGGCCCCGGGGACACGGCGCCGCTCCTGCCGCTGCGGCTCGGTGCCAGGCCGGCCCTGCCCGCTGCCGGGATCCTGCCCGCGGCCGCTGTTTGCCCAGAGTGTTTGCTCagggctgcctctgcccctgcccgcCTTCCCAGGGATTCACCggctgccagggacagggacagggggcaCAAGGGGCTTGGCCGCCCCCGCCATGGGCTGAGCCCGTCCTCAGCTCATCACATCTCCCAGAGGGGTCTTGCCCCGCGCCCGGCGTTGCCTCACCACGGCCTTTCCTGTCCCCGGCGTTGGGAAAGCGCTGCCTGCTGTCACCCAGGGCAGGAAATTGCAGCCGCCGTGGGGCAGGATCAGCCTGGACCCCCCCGGGCACCCCCCGGGCACCCCCTGGGCACCCCCTGGGCACCCACCGAGCCAAGCCCTGCACGGCTGGGGTGTCCCACGGCCACCAgtggccctgtccccagccccacaggtgACTCTGACCCCGCCCCACGGGTGGCCGTGTCCCagcgtgtccccagcccctcggAGGggcctgtccctgccccacaggagcccctggcccagccccggGGGGGTCTCAGACATCCCTAGGGTTGGGgaccccagcccagcacctgaGCACAGCGGGCACCAACCCcggcacagccacagcaaaccAGCACCGGGGACCCCCCCATCACCCACAGGGACCCCAACACCCACCAGACCCCGGCATCGGCCCGGGAGGGGTCTCGGGGGTCCCGAACCGGCTCcccccggggctgggaggggtCTCGGGGGACACGAACCGGCTCCCCCCGGGGCTGCGGTGATGCTGCCGCTGTCTCCCCGCCGCAGCCGCTCGTATCCTGTTTACTGCCGGCGCACGGGGGGGTCCCGCCACCCCGGAACAGAGCCACCACCTAAAAATGACACCTAAGTCTGAGCCGGCGCTGCCGCGGTGCCCAGTGCCCTGCGGGGTCCCCAAAACCCGCCGGGAGgaagcccccagccccggcggTGTGCAGGGGGGCGCTGGGCTCCCGGCCCCCCACCCTGCTCGGGGACCAGTCAAACCAGCCAAACCTCCCCAGCCAGccacagctgggccctgcacGCCCCCCTTTTCTCACTGCAGGCAGCCCCACAGGACGCAGGGGGCGTGAAAAGCCCCCCACACTCCTCCCCAAAAGGcacccacccccagcccctcctgggggACCCCCGCAGCCCCCCAGGAGCCCGCAGATCCCAGTcgcccccagcacagcccaggtggCCCGACAGCCGGGACAGCCTCGCCTCCTCCCCGCCGCAGGGACCCCGTCACGGGCCCTCAGTCCCCGGGCAGAGCCAGGCCTCTGTCCCAGCGTGGGGACAGGGAAAGTCACCCCCGAAACGCGTGACCCGGAGCCCCAGCCCCCGGCTCCCTGCGGAGCGGAGCGGGGTTTGTGCGGCCGTCCAGGTGGGCGAGAGGAGCCCCCCGCAGCCCCCAGGGGCCGGGACAGCCCCCGGCAGCGGGACCAGCCCCACGCCCCCCTTACCTGCCCGCCTGGGGGGTCTCCGTGCCtcggtgtccccagcagcccacCGGGACCCTGGTGAGTGCGCGGTGCCCCGTCCCCACCCCCGGCCGGGTGCTGCGCCCGGGGTGACTCAACCGCAGCCCTGCGAGCGCCTCCGCGCCCGGCGGCACGAAAGCAGGGActggagccagcagcaccagccgGACGGGACTGAACTGGGCTGAACTGGGCTGAACTGGGAGGCGTCAGGCGCCTGGGAAGGGGTGGTGCAGTGGGGATGCGCCCCGGGACAGGGGGACCCCGAGCCTGGAGAAGGGGATGGGGTGGGAGATATCCCACCCTGGTGTCACAGCGGGGGTTGGGGGCAGGATGCGGCTCTGGGGTTCCTGGGAGAGCGCCggggctgcactggggagactgggctgtgctgggcaggggggGAGCAGAACAtctgtctcctgcagcagcctggagcccccaaccccaaaaccccagcGTAGAGCAACATCAGGTCCCTGGGGCTTTGGAGGACCCCCATCCCCCAGGGTGTCCTCGGCTCCAGAGCCCCCATCCCATAATGCATTCACAGCCCACGGGACGGCCCCAGCCCCCTCCTCAAACCATGGTTCTCCcactccccagccccacatTCCCACCCTGCTCTCAATGGCCAGGATCCTGACCACCCGGGACCACCCTGGGTGCTCAGCCCCACGCAGGATGGGGCCAGCGGTGCCAGGCAGGGACAAACCCCAGGCAGGAGAACCACAGCAGGacccgtgcctcagtttccctcgATGccagagggagagcagctggctgGGGGTGGGCTTCAGGCTCCCCCCAGCTTCAATGTGAGATGGCAGCACTTACCGAGCACAGGACGGCAAGAAAAGGGGATTATTTTTAGCCTGGTTTCTCAGGAAATGAGACTTCAGCAGTGGCTTCGTGTGTCTGTCCGTGGGCcactctcctcttcctccccttgCAGGGCGCTCGCTGCTCAGCTTGGGGGGGTCCCAGAGGAATGGGATCCTGCCTGGGTGTCCTGGGAATGCAGCCGGGCCTCTGCAGGGGAACAACGATAGGAGGACACTGGAATCCCCACAGGGCTTCTCgtgggctggggctcagctctgggtgACCCCAGACGGGCACCAAGCCCTTTCTGGGCGTCCTGGACCCTTTGTTCCCGCAACACCCAGAGTGAGGAACATTTATGGGATGGAGAAGGGCGTGAGGAGCAGTGGGACACATCCTGCACTGTGTCCCCCCTGTCCCTGGTGACCCAGAGGTGCAGCGAGTTTGCTGGGCCTCAGCCACAGCCAGTGCTTCGGggacagaggctgcagcagcccagtgACAGCCAGTGGCAGCCAGTGACACCGTGGCCAGCAGCACACCTGAGCCAGGTGCCAGGCCAGCCCTTGGGGGTGGTTTTCCTTGCAGCCAGCTCCTGGAGAAGCATTGGAGGGCAGCCCCTGGTGCCGGCAGCGTCTGGGGCCGGCTCGGGGCAGGTTCTGCCTCATTTCGGCCCCACCTGGGCAGCCCAAGCCCATGAGGGAGCAagtcccagcctgtccccagccctcttCCCTCCAGACCTGCTCCTCGGGTCCGGGAGGTACAGGCAAGTCTGGTTCTCCTccggggaaactgaggcaggagcaTAAGCTGGAGCATGGGTGGAGACCCAGCAGTGGATTTTTGGGCAGTGGTGAAGCCCTTGCAGCACAGCACCCCGACTTTGACACAGCTGTGTGTCCCCCCAAAGGCATGGAGCCACCTGGCCCCATTCCTCTCCTGGGCTCTCAGCTTTCCGtgccctctgccctcccagagCCTTTGATGTGGCACTCAAGAGCTCCCTGGACACACAGGAGTGGGGCCACGTCCCCCTGGGACAGACCCCGGCTCCCACAGGGATGGAGCCCAGCTCTCACGGTGACAGACCCCAGTCCCTTGGGACCCTTTGCTTCCACCtactttcaattttttatttcaaatccCCACCGCAGAGCGGGGACCTCGAGGCGTTTCCAGCTGTGGCTCTGGCTGGGAGTGACACTCAGGGCCTGGCTGGGAAGCCAGCGCTGGTCTTACCCCTTCCCTCCGCTGTCTGGGAAACAACACGTGAGGACAAGGAGGGATCCAGAGCCTGGGCGGCGCCACGGCCCCCGGCAGCTTCCAGAGCCCCCAGTGCGCCCCAGTGCGCCGGGATATTGCTCCTGGTGCAGCCTTTGATGCACCCCCCAAAGGGGGTGACCCCTGGGACCCCTCCCCTCCGGCCAGCTGCAGAAAAGTGACCCCACTTCAAAGGCGGCTCCCCGGCGGTGACATTCCCGGCCCCAGGGCGGTGACATTCCCGGCTCCCCGCGGGGACAGAGGTCGGGGACCCCCGGCCCGGTGCCTGCCGGGGCTCGGTCACACTCTGCCATCCCAGGCGAGGACGGGCTGTGCGGGAGCAGCGGGGTCACCCAGGGAGGAGGGCTCCGGCCATGCGGCAGCTGCGATGGATCCCGACATTCCatcctgcagcattcctggcTGCCGGGGCTGCGCTGGCCGCGccagagcctggagaggaaaaggaggagagcggagctggcacagcagcctcagccctgcGCAGGGCGCTGGGACATGTGACGGGACCGTCTGGGGACACTCGggccctctgctccctctgtccccacgGCCCGTGTCCCCAACCCGCGGCTCGGCGCCCGCACACCCCGCTCACATTCCCGGCAGCCGGAGAGTGTGGGGAATTCCTGCCAGGCTCGGGAGGTGGGCAGGGACCCGCGGGCCCGGGGCCTTGGCATCCTCCGCTCACCTTCCAGCGACAGATGTGTGCGGGATAAAGCCCCGGAGCCGCCGGCAGCCcgcaggagctgaggctgctggcCTGGAGGGGCCGAGCGGGAGCATCCAGGTGGTTTTCCATAAAATGGCTGCACCATGAAATcccctggccttggacacaaCCTAATTTTAAGGCTGATGCACTCCCCCCCGCAGCTCCCAGCCTCTGGATATCAGATGGAACAGAAAATCAGTGGCTGCATCTGCAGTCAGCAGGCGcagcctcccctgctcccagttCAGGCGGCAGATCCTGCCGGGAGAGGGGAAAACGAGTCTGGCTCATCGCTTcgggcagccccagggccaggccaGGCGTCCCCTCCCCCGGCAGGATGGGGGACTCCGGGCTGGGAAAGAGCTGGGATAAGCGGCGCCTCCCGGAAAAAAGGCCACAGGAGAGACAAAAGgggagctgctcacagctgaAAGGAATCAACCTTGGAAAAAAGCATCTCCCACCCAGCACACttggctgcccctgcccaggtgTCAAGACCCGGCATTAAATCCCACCAACTCTTCCTGCACTGCAGGGATAGGGAACTCTCCTGCCCCCAAACctctttcccagcagcaggattgTGAGTTCTCCCCGGAGCCGGGAAAGGGGCGAGTCCATAAAGGCGAAGGTCTGGGAGCCTCAGGACTCCTTCGGGCAGGAGAGGGGCCAGGGCTCAGCGGGGCACGGGAGATCCcgatcccagccctgctcttggCTGAGGGAACACACACAGCACTCGGAGATATCCACAGAAATCAGTTTATTTCCCTGCCGTCGGGATTATGAAACCACAGAAGCAgagtttaaatatttacaaagaaatcCAGCGCCCCGCAGAGATGAAGGGAACAAAGGATGAGGGACGGGGGCTCGCCCTCGCCATTCCAAACTCCGCTCTGGTAAAAAGCATCAGGAGCAAACGAGAGGGAATTTTACAGCGGGGTTTTGGAAGCCCAGGGGCCCCTGACACCCCCAAGTCTCAGCTTTGGCAATTCTCGTAGAGCTCGTGGACACAAGGTGGGCACAGCGTGGGCGGGATGGGCCGAGGGGCTGCAGGTTATTGCTGAGGGCGGATCCAGCCCCGGGGCACTCCGAGGAATCACACAGAGAACACAGGGAAAGCGCTCCCCTCTCCcggccggcccggggcaggCTGCGCTCCTGGCGGAGGACAGAGCTCGGAACACTCCGTCCTTTCATCCAGCTTCTCTTTGGGGAGGATTTGGGCGTTGAGGCAGCCCCGGGCGCGGCAGCCTGCAGCCCACGCTCCCCACACGGGAAGGGAACAGCAGCCACGGCACTGTGTCAGCTCCGGGCCGATGGGGAAGGCCACAGCGGGGTGACACAGGGACGATAATGAGCAGGAGCCGTAAGGGGGGATTCAAAAGTGACCGAGGAAAACGGGAAGACACAGAAAGGAACCCTAGAGGAGGGTCCAAccctccctggctgggggagctggggaagcGGGAGAGGCAGACGGGGAGGGGTCTGGAAACCAGCAGGCTGACAGTGAGTGGGCTCCAGAGCCACAGGAAGCTGCAGACGTGGCAGGGACCCCAGAAAAACTTTCCTGTTGGCCACAAGCACTCGTGAAATCGATTCCTTGGAATCTGTCAGGTACTGAAGCAATGAGCTGGTTTTGCAGGTGTGAGTGGAAAAGCTCTTCTCCCCCGTCTGCAGTCAGCAGGGACCTGCTCAGCTGCACATCACCCTTCAGCCAGGCTTGGTTTCAAAATTCCCCCTGGCTCAGAGCCCCCCCAAAtcagcacctgcagagcagaCCCAGCTGTAGAAGGGGCTCCAGGTCACACCCAAactccctcctgcctggcactCGGGGACAGCCgcctcccacagcccctcctgcccgAGCTGAGCTCCTCACACCAGCCCCTGCACAGcacctgtgcccaggtgtgctCCCCAAAGCTCCCTGAACCATTCCTCCACCAtcacccaggagcagccaggaaaaaGTCACTGCCCCAGTTTGCTGTGCAAAGCCCAGACGAGCAACTTCCAGTCCCTTCACCTCCTTTTGTCAGCTCTAGGTTCAGGTGCTGCTCCCACAGAggttttccagccccaggctgagcctctccatcccagctgctgcctgtgacacacagagcacagggatcaAAGGGAAACAAGTGCCTCGTGAGCATTGCAGTGCCAGATTTAGCAACTGAGAGCCCAAGGAGAAGCAGGGAAGTGGTATTTTCTCTGGCACAAGCTAAAAGGGATAAAGGGCTGCCTCCCAACGCTGCAGCAGGCTCCTGAAGGGGTGCACCCTGCCATGAGCCCTTCCCAAGCCAGCCTTggctttcctgcctttccaggctcaccagcaggaccaggggAGCTGGCCCTGCCACAGAGCGTCCCTCAGTGTCCCACCTCAGCTCcccctgccactgctggggcCACCACCGAGGGCTGGGGCACCCCAAACTCCCAGGGAGAACCCCACACTTCCCCTTTGGAATGTGTGCTACTGGAGAGATGTGccacagggaaaacagcaaCTCCTAACGGGAGACCCAGGGAATTTGAGGAAGCatctgaggaagaggaggaaagcgCGTGATCAGAGACCCTCCCAAGGTGTATCTGCTAGTCCACTGCAGAAGTGCAGTCTGCCCTGAGGCTTTTCTTGGCACTGGAAACAAAGGTGCCCACCCCTCTCCTTTcctgatcccattcccacctccccagctgcagaaagagagagagcagaagGTTCCAGACCCCTGACACTGGGAGACACCATCGACAGAACAGAAACAGGAGGGAAAGACGCCAACTCCAGGAGAGGAAGATGAGCAGTCACGATGGAGTGGGGTTGCCACCTtccctggaaaaggctcccagaGTCCCAGGCCTCCATCCTGCTGGATCAGTCACAGTTTCTTCCTTTGTGTGCTCAGGCATTGGGCGAGTCAGGGCTGCCATCACCGCAGGTGGAGGGTGAGAACCACGGTCACAATCACCCCCAGGAAGAGGACAAAGGGCAGCCAGGTCTTCACAAACCCTCCTATGCTGCAGGGGGGAAACGGGGGAAGGTTTAAATGTGAGCATTCAGCAGAGACAAAAGGATGGGAGAATAACTGCAGAAATCAGAGGGAGAGAGACGCCTTGTTATCTgttgctggcactgccacagcccccagcctggaCATTCACTGTTAAGAACGGAGACTCAATCGGGACCACAATAAATATATCACAGACAAAAGGGCTGGAGTCTCCTTCAAGCTTAAATGAAGTCAAAGACAAACCCACTTCATACCTCCACAGACAGGAGTGTGACAGGAGGCCACAAAAAATGAAACCCCGTTACCACAAGGCTTGTTACTCTGACTGCTGGTGGATTTAACCAAGGCAGCAGGAGCTATCCTTGCCctaaagcagggaaagaagctCTCCCAGAACAGGGAAGACTCCACGGAAGTGGAGCTTCATGCAGGGCAGTCCTCACAGAATGTCCTCTTCAGGCACAAGGAGCAGAAATGGAGATTCAAAACCCTTTCCTTAAGGAAAGCTTGGGGTTTCCCTCCCCACTCCAGTTGGAagctccacagcagctggaaatcagACCAGTTTTCATGTAAACAAGACTcaagagaggagagggaaaccAGTAATCCTTGGAGAGAAGCCATCCTGTGACCTTATGTTCTGACCTAACCCAGCCAGAAGACAACACAGAGTGAGATCTGCTTTAGCCAGCATTTCCCAAATTCCAGGCACTCCAAATTAGCAGCCAGAAACAGTATTTTGGGAGCAGCATCTAGTGCAACCCAGCAAGCACTCCTGCTTCTCTTGCTGGGCACAAGCAGTGACAGTACCACCCACCAACAACACACCCTCAGCTTAGGAGGATGTTCCTCCCTCCTCCGTGGGCCAGACGATGCCTCAGAGGGCTCAGGGGAAGGAAAGAGCCCCTTCTGCTGCCAAACCCAGGCTGTCCCTCAGCTCACCTGACGTATTTCCCATAGAGGAGTGTGAAGAAGCACAGTTTCACCATGTTCCAGGACGTGCTGTTATCGTATCTCATCAGGTTTAAGGCCAGAGCCACGTGGGAATGGCAGTTGTCACAGCAAAGGTTGTGCTGGAACACAAAAAGGGATCAGAAATCATGTCCCTGAGGTTTCCCAGTCCTGGTGGAGAGCCACAGGTCTCAGTCCCGTGGCAAGGAGCCGGGTACTGGGGAGGGatgcagagcactgcagaattAGGGAATCGGGGAAGGGTTTGGCTCCGATGGACTTTAAAGCTccctgctccaacctggcctggaacacctccagggatggggtgtccagaattctctgggaattccctggagcccctggggatccccctccctcccaggcaggagggcagctgTACCATGCGGTGCTTGTACTCCTCGGAGGCGTCGTGCACCGCCGTGTCCCACGCGTTGGCCCCCGCGGCGTACACTTTGCTGGGATCCAGCTTCCAGTACCTGGATGGAAGGATGAGAACAGATTCCTCTGCACTGTCCTACTGCTGCACCTCCCCAGTGCTTGCTCCTCCCCGTAGGAGGACATGGGATCAGTGTCTCCTGAGTGCGGAGGACCCACgaggatcatcgagtccaactccctgccctgcacGTGCTTAAAGGACTTGGATAAATCCGGTGACTCTGAAATGCACTCCAGCTCTTGGAGacaagcagaggcagcagagaagctgctcagcaccctcagcaccCCAGAGAGGGAAACCACAGAGTTCAGGGGGACAGCCCTGACCTGCTCCCACACCCCAAAGGAACCTCCCGGCCATTCTGAACACAAACCCGACCTGAGAAACACAAGCCCAGGCCCTTCTCCTCCACAGAGCACTGAGAGATGTGAGGGACACCAGCTcatcagcacagccaggcacagccaggcagcGTTTACTGAGAGCACCTGTTAACACCATCTTAGAATGCTctagccttttcttttccttgtcccTAACAAaggctccacacagctctgcttaTTAACACCACCGCGCTGTTGTCATGCTGCTAAAGAGATTGAATTTAATGTGCTTTCCTGAAAAGCAGAGACACAGTGGCCACCAAGGTGAATGAGGGCAGCTGAGCACCAGGAATGGCAATGTCACAGTCTGTCCCCAGGACCTGCAGGGCAGTTGTCACTTTAATACAAATGGGCAGCACTTACTTCACAGGTTTCCCAAACGCCATGTTGTcttcctacaaaaaaaaaaaaaaaaaaaaaaaaaaaaaaaaaaaaaaaaaaaggaaaactgtctgAGGAGGATGAAGCCAGTATTCAGGGCATGGATGGTGCTGGAGGTCTCACAGGCTGAGTGATCCAACTGCCCCAGACACCAATCCCGGGTGTGGATTCCCTGGGTTTGGGTTCCCATTGTTCCCATCCTCTGGTCTGGGCATGGGCACATTTACACTCCACACACAGTAACCTCACTGACCTCCAAGTGCCTTGTTCTccccttgtttttttcttttcatagtaTTAATATTTTGTTAACTCTTGGTTGCAAATGTCTCAGTCTATTAGGAGCATTAATTATCCCAAATTAAAACTCTCTTTACTTTGAGAATCCCCCAGACCCTCAGCAGCTTAAGAGGCCTGGCACACACCCGATGCTGAGCagcacaacaaaaacaaccatGCTGAGGCAGCTGAAAGCCCTTCTGCTACTCAGAATTAAGAGAATTTAAGACCTAAACTTCTAATTTAGAGACTGgaatacaagatttttttttttccccttcacctCACCCAACCAACCATTATTTATCACACCCCCAAATGAGCTCCAGTGGAGCAAACAGCAACAGATCCTCCAAAACACCTCAAGCTGCTCTTTGAGCTGGAGAGGGCAGGGCGGGCTCAGATCcccccagggcagggtcagAGCCCCGCAGGGTGGGCTCAGGAGCCCCCCAGACTGG encodes:
- the TMEM222 gene encoding transmembrane protein 222 isoform X1, which gives rise to MAAAEPGMKQFNGGGGAAPDAERGRFPHCVVWTPIPVLTWLFPIIGHMGICTSAGVIRDFAGPYFVSEDNMAFGKPVKYWKLDPSKVYAAGANAWDTAVHDASEEYKHRMHNLCCDNCHSHVALALNLMRYDNSTSWNMVKLCFFTLLYGKYVSIGGFVKTWLPFVLFLGVIVTVVLTLHLR
- the LOC136371394 gene encoding uncharacterized protein, whose amino-acid sequence is MPPGHPAGRTRAGDSAPAAPRTARGDGAQVPRGGHGQPEGGPGDTAPLLPLRLGARPALPAAGILPAAAVCPECLLRAASAPARLPRDSPAARDRDRGHKGLGRPRHGLSPSSAHHISQRGLAPRPALPHHGLSCPRRWESAACCHPGQEIAAAVGQDQPGPPRAPPGHPLGTPWAPTEPSPARLGCPTATSGPVPSPTGDSDPAPRVAVSQRVPSPSEGPAPTPSPSWGTPAAPQEPADPSRPQHSPGGPTAGTASPPPRRRDPVTGPQSPGRARPLSQRGDRESHPRNA
- the TMEM222 gene encoding transmembrane protein 222 isoform X2; this encodes MAAAEPGMKQFNGGGGAAPDAERGRFPHCVVWTPIPVLTWLFPIIGHMGICTSAGVIRDFAGPYFVSEDNMAFGKPVKYWKLDPSKVYAAGANAWDTAVHDASEEYKHRMHNLCCDNCHSHVALALNLMRYDNSTSWNMVKLCFFTLLYGKYVSCCGASNWSGEGNPKLSLRKGF